The Streptomyces sp. NBC_00306 sequence GCGTCGCCTGTGGTGGAGGAGTTGATGATGTCGCCGTGCGCGAAGTCGCCCGGCGGGATGCCGGGATGATGACCTTCCGGACGCGGACGCGGCACGGAGGTGCCGAGCGCGAGCCGGGAGACGATGCGGTACCGGTCGCCGCGGTAGACGGAGTGGACGTACTCGACGGGGTTTCCGGCGGTGTCGGTGGTGAGCCGTTCCACCAGCAGTGCGGGGGAGAGGACCGGGACGTCGAGCACGGCGGCCTCCGCCTCGTTGACCACGGTCGGCTCGATGGACTGGACGGCCTCGTTCACGAAGACGCGGTGATGCTCGCGCAGATGGTCGTAGAGGTCGCCGGCCTCCAGCTCCTGGGGGGTGAGGGTGGGGACCAGCCCGGCGGGGATGTGCAGATGCTCGATGGCCATCGGAGCCCCGTCGACCCGTCGCAGCCGGGCGATGTAGACCAGTTCGGCGGCCGGTGAGATGCGCAGCTTGCGGCCGATGCGGGCGCCCGCCCGGATGGTGGCCAGCTCCAGCACGGTGCTGGACCAGGTGCCCGCGGCGCGCGGCACGGCGAACGCGGCGTCGTCGGAGACGAGTTCCTGGGTGATCTTGGCGGGCGCGACGAACATGCCGCGGCCGTGTTCGCGGACGAGTTGTCCGGTGGCGACGAGTTCGTCGACGGCGGCACGCAAGGTGGGGCGGGAGACGCCGAGTTCGGCGCTGAGGGTGCGTTCGGAGGGGATGGCATCGCCGGGCCTGCGGTCCTCGACCAGCGCGAGCAGGAACTCCCGTACCCGCTCCCGCTTCAGTACGGCACCCGAAGTGCTGCGTTCCATCGCCCTGGCCTCTCTGCTGTGGTCCACCTCGTTGGCAACTGGTCAGATGGTAAACGACTTTCTGACCAGTGAGGCTCCGTCGGGTCGATGGACAACTCCGTGAACGGCCCAGCTTTTCAAGGCTCTTGACGTCAACATTGGTCCATGCCACCTTCTAGCCACGCCGTTGGCCAGTTGACCAATTGGTCAACTCATCTCCGAGGTGACATCCGTGAAGACTCGCTTCATCGCCGCTGCCGCCGTCCTGGCAGCCACCACCGCGCTCACCGCCTGCAGCACGTCGTCCTCCGGCTCCGGATCGGCGAGCGGCGACGAACGGCTCACCGTCTGGATCATGAAGGACAGCGTCTCCGACGCCTATCTCCAGCGGTTCACCAAGGGCTTCGAGAAGGAGCACCGGGGAACCACCCTCGACATCCAGATCCAGGAGTGGGACGGCATCGGTGAGAAGGTCACCGCCGCCCTGGCCAGCAAGGACGCACCGGACGTCATCGAAGTGGGCAACACCCAGGTCGCGCAGTACGCGGCCAGCGGCGGTGTGACCGACCTCGGTGCCAAGGTCACCGAACTGCGCGGCGGCGACTGGCTCCCCGGACTCGCCGAGCCGGGCAAGGTCGACGGCAAGCAGTACGGCATTCCCTGGTACGCGGCGAACCGTGTGGTGATCTACAACAAGGACCTGTTCGGCAAGGCCGGCATCACCGCGCCGCCGAAGACACGTGACGAGTGGCTGGCGATCACCCGCAAGCTCAACGCGGGCCCGGTGCAGGGCATCTATCTGCCGGGCCAGAACTGGTACACCCTCGCCGGATTCATCTGGGAGGACGGCGGCGAACTCGCCGAGGAGAGCGGCGGCACCTGGAAAGGTTCGCTCGACAGTCCCGAGGCTCTGAAGGGCATGGACTTCTACCGGCAGCTCCAGGCGCTCGGCAAGGGGCCCAAGGACTCCGACGAGGCGAAGCCACCCCAGGCCGACGTCTTCGCCAAGGGCGACGTGGCCCAGATCATCTCCGTGCCCGGCGGGGCGAAGATCGTCGAACAGGCCAATCCGGCGCTCGCCGGCAAGCTCGGCTTCTTCCCGATCCCCGGCCGGACCGCGGACAAGCCCGGGGCCACCTTCACCGGTGGCTCCGACCTGATCGTGCCGGCCGCCTCCGCCCACCAGGACGCCGCTTACCAGGTGGTGAAGGCGCTCGCGGGGGAGAAGTGGCAGAGCGACCTCGCCAGAACCATGAGCTATGTCCCCAACCGGACCTCGCTCGCCAAGGTCATCGAGGACAACGAGGGCACGGCAGCGATGGCGGCCGCGGCCGCCCAGGGCCGGGCGACGCCCAACTCCCCGCAGTGGGCGGCCGTCGAGGCCACCAATCCGATCAAGCAGTACATGACCGCCGTCCTGACCGGCAGCGACCCGGCGAAGGCGGCGAAGGAAGCCTCCGACAGCATCACCAAGACCCTCGGCTCATGAGGGCCGGCCCCCGAGCCCTCTGGCCCTATCTGCTGATAGCCCCCACCGTCCTCGGCGCGGCCTTCCTCCTCGCCTACCCCCTGGTCCGCAATCTGGTCATCTCCTTCCAGCACTACGGGATGGCGGAGCTGATCCGCGGCGGCGCCGGCTTCGCGGGCCTGGAGAACTACCGGGAGATCCTCGGCGACACGGCCTTCTGGGAGGTCGTGCGGCGCACGCTGTGGTGGACCGCCCTCAACGTCGTACTGATCATGGTGCTCGGCACCGTCGTGGCCCTGATGCTCCAGCGCCTGCGCAAGGGCCTGCGGATCCTGGTGCTGAGCGGACTGGTCCTCGCCTGGGCCAGCCCGGTCATCGCCACCACCACCGTCTTCCAGTGGCTCTTCTCCTCACGCCTCGGCGTGGTCAACTGGCTGCTGATCCGGCTGGGGTTCGACTCCTTCCGGGACTACTCCTGGCTCGCGCACGGCGGTTCGGCTTTCACCATCCTCGTCCTGCTGGTCGTCTGGCAGTCCGTGCCGTTCGTGGCCGTCACCCTGCACGCCGCCCTGACCACCGTCCCCGCCGAACTGGTCGAATCGGCCAGGATCGACGGCGCCGGCGGCTGGCGGATCTTCCGCTCCGTCACGCTGCCCGTCCTGCGCCCCGTCTTCGGGCTCGTCCTGTGCCTCGAAGTCATCTGGGTCTTCCGCTGCTTCGCCCAGATCTGGGCCGTCACCAAGGGCGGGCCCGGCGGTGCGACCACCACCCTGCCCGTCTACGCCTACCAGGTCGCCCAGTCCCTGCACCGCTACGACCTCGGCGCCGCCGCGGCCACCCTGACCGTGCTCATCCTGCTGGCCGCGCTGATCCTCTACTTCCGACAGATGTTCCGGCAGGAGGCCGAGCTGTGAGACTCCTGCGACCCGGACCCGCCGCACTGCGCCGGCTCCCCCTGAACGCGGGAGCGCTGATCGTCTTCGTCCTCAGCGTCTTCCCCGTCTACTGGATGATCCTGACCGCCTTCAAGCCCACCCGGGACATCCAGGCCGAGACCCCCGTGTTCCTGCCCACCGACCTCACGCTCGACCACTTCTCCGCGGCCGTGAACGCCGACGGATTCTGGTCCTTCTGGCGCAACAGCCTGCTGGTGACGGCCAGTTGTGTCCTGCTCGCCCTGGTCGTGGCGCTGGGTGCGGCCTTCGCCGTGGCCCGGCTGCGCTGGAGGGGCCGCCGCGGCTTCGTGCTGATGGTCTTCATCGCCCAGGTCGCGCCCTGGGAGGCGCTGCTCATCCCGATGTACGTCATCGCCCGCGACACCGACATGCTCGACCGGCTCGCCACCCTGAGCCTCGTCTACTTCATGATCACGCTGCCCTTCACCATCGTGACCCTGCGCAGCTTCCTCACCGCGATCCCCGTGGAACTGGAGGAGGCCGCCCAGGTCGACGGCTGCACCCGGGCCGCCGCCTTCCGCCGGGTGACGCTGCCGCTGCTCGCCCCCGGGCTGCTCGCCACCTCGCTGTTCGGCTTCATCACGGCCTGGAACGAGTTCGCCTTCGCCAACATGCTGATCATCAAGAACCAGGACGACCGCACCCTCCCGGTCTGGCTCTCCTCGTTCTCGAACGTCTTCGGCACCGACTGGGGCGCCACCATGGCCGCCTCCACCCTCTTCGCGCTGCCCGTCCTCGTCCTCTTCCTGGTGCTCCAGAGCCGGGTCTCCGCCGGAATGACCGGCGGAGCGGTCAAGGGATAGGAGAAGCCGTCATGCCGCTGTCCCGTCACCGCATCGACCTGGTGCCCCGGCCGGCCCAACTCACCGTCATGAACGGCAGGTTCACCTTCGACGACCGTACGACCGTCCGAGCGGCGCCCGGCGCCGAGCCCGCGGCCGCACTCCTGCGCACCCTGCTCGCCCCCGCCACGGGACTTCCGCTGCCCCTCGCCGCGGACGGCCGTGTCGTCATCGCCCTCGACGCCGGCCTCACCGGACTCGGCACGGAGGGGTACGGACTCACCGTGGGCGCCGACGCTGTGCTGCTGCGGGCCGCCCGTCCCGAAGGACTGGTCCACGGCGTCCAGACGATCCGTCAACTGCTGCCTCCCGAGGCCCTGTCCGGGAACCCGGTGCGCGGCACTCCGTGGTCCGTGCCCTGTGTGCAGATCACCGACGTCCCCCGGTTCGCCTGGCGCGGAGCCATGCTGGACGTGGCCCGTCACTTCCAGCCCGTGTCCTTCCTGCGGCGCTTCACCGACCTGCTGGCCCTGCACAAGCTGAACGTGCTGCACCTGCATCTCACCGACGACCAGGGCTGGCGTATGCCCGTCGCCGCCCGTCCCAAGCTCACCGAGGTCGGCGGAACCCCGCACGGCGGTGCGTACACCCGGCAGGAACTCGCCGGGCTCATCGATCACGCCGCCGCCCGCGGCATCACCGTCGTGCCGGAGATCGAGATGCCGGGCCATGCGCGCGCGGCGCTCGCCGCCTACCCGCATCTGGGCAACCGCCCCGGGCGGCAGCTGGAGGTCTGGCGCCGATGGGGTGTGTGCGACACGGTCCTCGGTGTCCACGACGAGGTCCTGGACTTCTGCCGCACCGTCCTCGACGAGGTGATGGACACCTTTCCCTCGCCGTACGTCCACCTGGGCGGCGAGGAGTGCCCGACGACGGAATGGCATCAGTCGCCCGCCGCGCTGGCTCGGGTCGCCGAGCAAGGGCTGGAGGGCCCCGGTGCCCTGCACGGCTGGTTCATGGGCCGCATGGGCGAGTTCGTCACGGAGCGCGGCCGCCGTCCGCTCGGCTGGACCGAGACCGGTGTCGATCTGCCGGACACCTTCACCGTGCTGCCGTGGCGGGACCAGCGGCACGGCCTCGCCGCCGCCCGCGGCGGCCGGCAGGTGATCATGGCGCCGTACCGCTCCACGTACCTCGACTACCCCCAGTCCGCACTGCCCGGTGAGCCGCCCGGCCAGCCGGGCCAGGTCGTCGACCTGCGGACCGTCCATGCGACCGAACCGGCGCCCGCCCACTGGGAGCCGGAGGCCGCGGCCCGGGTGCTCGGCACACAGGCCCAGTTGTGGACCGAGTACGTCACCACCCCCGCGCACGCCGAGTATCTCGCCTTCCCCCGGCTGTGCGCGCTCGCCGACACCGCCTGGTCCGGTGGCCACGACTGGCCCGGTTTCCAGGCGCGTATGCACCGCCACAGAGCCCGGCTCGACGCGCTCGGCGTGCCGGACCGGCCCCCCGTGCTCCACCCGTCCCGAGAGGATTCCCCATGAGCCTCAGTCCCCTGCGCCTTCGAGCCGCCGTGGCCGCCGCGGCCGTGGCCGGCCTCGGCTGCGCGACGCTGACCGCGTTGCCGGCGGCCGCCGCCGGCGAGCAGGTCAAGGTCCAGTACCGGCAGAGCGCCACCGGCAGCGACCAGGCCGAGCCCTGGTTCAAGGTGGTCAACACCGGCAGCAGCTCGGTCCCGCTGAGCCAGGTGAAGATCCGCTACTACTTCAAGGCCGACGCGGGAGCCTCGTACCGCTTCGCCTGCTCCT is a genomic window containing:
- a CDS encoding GntR family transcriptional regulator yields the protein MERSTSGAVLKRERVREFLLALVEDRRPGDAIPSERTLSAELGVSRPTLRAAVDELVATGQLVREHGRGMFVAPAKITQELVSDDAAFAVPRAAGTWSSTVLELATIRAGARIGRKLRISPAAELVYIARLRRVDGAPMAIEHLHIPAGLVPTLTPQELEAGDLYDHLREHHRVFVNEAVQSIEPTVVNEAEAAVLDVPVLSPALLVERLTTDTAGNPVEYVHSVYRGDRYRIVSRLALGTSVPRPRPEGHHPGIPPGDFAHGDIINSSTTGDAY
- a CDS encoding extracellular solute-binding protein: MKTRFIAAAAVLAATTALTACSTSSSGSGSASGDERLTVWIMKDSVSDAYLQRFTKGFEKEHRGTTLDIQIQEWDGIGEKVTAALASKDAPDVIEVGNTQVAQYAASGGVTDLGAKVTELRGGDWLPGLAEPGKVDGKQYGIPWYAANRVVIYNKDLFGKAGITAPPKTRDEWLAITRKLNAGPVQGIYLPGQNWYTLAGFIWEDGGELAEESGGTWKGSLDSPEALKGMDFYRQLQALGKGPKDSDEAKPPQADVFAKGDVAQIISVPGGAKIVEQANPALAGKLGFFPIPGRTADKPGATFTGGSDLIVPAASAHQDAAYQVVKALAGEKWQSDLARTMSYVPNRTSLAKVIEDNEGTAAMAAAAAQGRATPNSPQWAAVEATNPIKQYMTAVLTGSDPAKAAKEASDSITKTLGS
- a CDS encoding carbohydrate ABC transporter permease, which encodes MRAGPRALWPYLLIAPTVLGAAFLLAYPLVRNLVISFQHYGMAELIRGGAGFAGLENYREILGDTAFWEVVRRTLWWTALNVVLIMVLGTVVALMLQRLRKGLRILVLSGLVLAWASPVIATTTVFQWLFSSRLGVVNWLLIRLGFDSFRDYSWLAHGGSAFTILVLLVVWQSVPFVAVTLHAALTTVPAELVESARIDGAGGWRIFRSVTLPVLRPVFGLVLCLEVIWVFRCFAQIWAVTKGGPGGATTTLPVYAYQVAQSLHRYDLGAAAATLTVLILLAALILYFRQMFRQEAEL
- a CDS encoding carbohydrate ABC transporter permease — encoded protein: MRLLRPGPAALRRLPLNAGALIVFVLSVFPVYWMILTAFKPTRDIQAETPVFLPTDLTLDHFSAAVNADGFWSFWRNSLLVTASCVLLALVVALGAAFAVARLRWRGRRGFVLMVFIAQVAPWEALLIPMYVIARDTDMLDRLATLSLVYFMITLPFTIVTLRSFLTAIPVELEEAAQVDGCTRAAAFRRVTLPLLAPGLLATSLFGFITAWNEFAFANMLIIKNQDDRTLPVWLSSFSNVFGTDWGATMAASTLFALPVLVLFLVLQSRVSAGMTGGAVKG
- a CDS encoding beta-N-acetylhexosaminidase, giving the protein MPLSRHRIDLVPRPAQLTVMNGRFTFDDRTTVRAAPGAEPAAALLRTLLAPATGLPLPLAADGRVVIALDAGLTGLGTEGYGLTVGADAVLLRAARPEGLVHGVQTIRQLLPPEALSGNPVRGTPWSVPCVQITDVPRFAWRGAMLDVARHFQPVSFLRRFTDLLALHKLNVLHLHLTDDQGWRMPVAARPKLTEVGGTPHGGAYTRQELAGLIDHAAARGITVVPEIEMPGHARAALAAYPHLGNRPGRQLEVWRRWGVCDTVLGVHDEVLDFCRTVLDEVMDTFPSPYVHLGGEECPTTEWHQSPAALARVAEQGLEGPGALHGWFMGRMGEFVTERGRRPLGWTETGVDLPDTFTVLPWRDQRHGLAAARGGRQVIMAPYRSTYLDYPQSALPGEPPGQPGQVVDLRTVHATEPAPAHWEPEAAARVLGTQAQLWTEYVTTPAHAEYLAFPRLCALADTAWSGGHDWPGFQARMHRHRARLDALGVPDRPPVLHPSREDSP